The window GGACGAGTTTCATGAATAAAGACCTCTTCGATTAATTTGATGTCATTACACGGCGTTACCTGTGGCTACGTGATATTTGTATGTCGTCTTCCTTCTTCCAGCATTTTCCTTATCAAATGTTCCCAGTCGTCCTTGTGCCCCCTGTCTCTTAGGGTCACTGGCTATGATAAGGCTGTTCAGGTATTGATCCTGTCTTTCTCTTGAGCCAAGGTTGTTGAACGACGTAATTATGTGGAACTGCAGCTCCGGGCCCACCTTTTCGAAACATTCATTTTTGCAGTTGCACATAGGACCCGTGGACCTTGCAGGAACAATGTTTCCTTTGTAGTCCCTTCGCTGCTGACCAAGCACAGCAGCCCTTTTCCTGACATTTCGTTTCCACCTGACAACATAACACAAAGGAGTAGCTTTAGTCGTTAACTATTTTCATTTAACCACCACAAGAAAGAACGTTAGTTTATTACGTGTTACGTTGTAATTTGCCAAAGTATTTTAGGTGTGCTCGTAAAAGGTGTCTCAAGGGGCTAGTAGACTATTTAAGGTTTGTTAAGATATGCAAGAGCCATTCAAGGCATCTCTATCAACgttaattttttgttattttgtttaatttttacggcttaactacagaatacagggccacttttgTCCATATCATTGAATAAAGAAAGATtagctaaaaacgtacacaaaggCCCTTTAGCCACagctacacgagcaattttttcaaattttgccgCGTCACCAGCgcgatgaaaatcgcaagtgtagccaccccTGAACTGGCGACGGGACAGCTGAAAAAATCGCAGAAAAAAAAGCCGCGAGAAATTGAATGAATTGAAGTTCTCGCGATTTTTTTAATGCCATTTTTTCAGCTGTTGCGTCGCCAGTTCAggggtggctacacttgcgcTTCTCATCGTTTGCTGGCGACgcaacaaaaatttgaaaaaatcgcatcaccagtgcgagcaaaaaatcgcttgtGTAGCCGCCGCTTTACCCAGcgatgtaaattatgatcttgaaaacaacgactcgagaaacgttttgagtcgacgCCATTTTAAGTTAGTGATTTTTCCATACACTATGTAAGACAGTGCTCCATATTCCCGAGCCTTTCTACCTATTGTCAAGAACTCGTTCAATGAGtcaacaacacacaacacaaTGGCGGCCATAAAACACAAGCTTTACTACGAAGCAATACCGCTGACAATGGTGGGCTCGAATTACAGGTAGCACAATGCTAATACTATGTATACAACACCTCCCCTCTAAGCTAACAGGGTGAAATAACAACAATATTGTCCACAGCAAAGTCAATAAAGACTGGTGTTGGATGTTCAAAGTTCAGATCTGTGCAAGAAGTCTTTGAGGTGGTTTGATCACCCTAGTAGATCTGCGTGGTGCAGGAGTAGGCCTCTGGAATGGAACCGGAGTGGTAACCTCGGTAGCACGGGTTACAGCTTGCTTAGGATCAGGAGATGCTTCAGACACAGAGGGAAGTTCAGGAGCTACTGTTCGTGTCTGCTCGGTGTTGACTGGTTCGACGGCTGATGGAACGTGTGGTACTTCTACCTCTATATCCATCGAAGGTATGGGTTGTGCAGCACTGATGTCTGTCTGCTTGTTCTTACTGTCAACTGCTGCACCTTGACCTAAGAGTTGGTCTACATGACGATGCCAGGTGAGATTATCATCCTTCAGCTGAACCAAGTAAGAGTAAGGTGCCGTCTTGCGTACGACAGTCGCTGGTTGCCATTTATCACGTGACCTGTAGTCGCGAGCTAGGACAGAGTCGCCGACCTTGAACTCTCTTAGTTTCGAGTGATGATCATGATGGTGTTTCATTTCTGACTACTTGACTGCTACTCTGCTGGCTATGTCTGGTTTCATGATAGAAAGTCTGGTTCTGACTTCTTTACCAAGGAACAGTTTGGCTGGACTAGTTCCTGTTGTAGCATGTGGCGTACTACGGTAGGTGAGTAGGAAATTGGGTATCTTGCTGACCAGATCAGGCTGAGTCTTTGAGGTTTCCAGGAAGCGCTTGAAGGTCTGAATGAACCTCTCGACTTGACCGTTGGAAGACTGGTGGTACGGAGATACTAGCACACGCTGTGCTGCGTTCTTCCTTAGGAAATCTTCATAGTCCGCTGACTGGAATGGTGGACCACGGTCACTAACAACCTGATCAGGAATGCCATACCTTGAGAAGATGTGACGCATGGCTGATGTTGTAGCGTCCGCATTGGTTGATCTCATTGGGCCAATCACCTCTGGCCATTTGGAGTAAGCATCAACCATGATGAGGTAGTGCTGATTGTTGTAGGTGGCAAAGTCTATGTGTATTCTCTGCCACGGTCTGGATGGCCAGATCCAAGGTTGTAATGGTGCCTTGGGTGGGTTAGCTCGGACCCGATTGCAATCATTGCAAGATCGTGCCAGCTTCGATATATGGTCGTCTAGGTTCGGCCACCAGAAATGAGCACGTGCCATGGCTTTCATTCTAGACACACCTGGGTGTGCCCAGTGCAACTCATCTAGCACTTGCTGCCTCAAGGTGGTAGGAGTGATGACACGCAGGCCCCACATGAGACATGCTTGTTCGACAGAGAGCTCAAGCTGGCGGCAGAAGTATGGCTTCAGTTCTGGATCATTGCATTGTGATATGTTCCACCCTTCCTGTGTGAGTTGAAGGGCTTTGGACAACGTCTTGTCATGTGCCGTCTCAGTGGCAATGCGCTGTGCAGAGACTGGGTGTCTCTCGACTGCCTGAGCTGCCACCTTGTATATGGGGTCTTCTACACTCGCATCCGTGCGGTATGCGAGAGGTAATCGTGAGAGAGCATCAGCATTGGCAATGGCTGAAGAAGAGCGGTACTCTATCTGATATTGGTATGATGACAGGAGTAGTGACCAACGTTGGAGCCTGGCTGCTGCGAGTACTGGTGTTGCTGAATCTGGAGCGAAAATCTTAAGCAAAGGACGATGGTCAGTATACAATATGAATTCCCTTGCATAGACATACATGTAGAACTTGGTCACTCCACATATTATTGCTAACCCTTCCTTTTCTATTTGACTGTAATTACGCTCTGCTTGACTTAATGAACTGGACGCGTATGCTATTGGCTTCTCAGTGCCATCAGCAAGTCTGTGTGAGATAACAGCCCCAATGCCATATGGGCTGGCGTCACACTCCAAAACTAAGGGTAAGTCAGGATTGTAGTGAACTAGGACCTTACTTGAAGTTAGGGAGTTCTTAGCTTGTTGAAAAGCATTTTCACATTCCTTTGACCATTTGAAAGTCTGTCCCTTTTGCAGGAGCTTGTTTAGGGGATGGAGGATGGTGCTTAGATTTGGGATCCATTTGCCATGGTAGTTAACCATCCCCAAAAAGGACCGTAGCTGAGAGACGCACTCGGGTCTGGGAGCTTGCTTAAGCGCTTCAATCTTTTCTTCGGTGGGTGCTATTCCCTCCCTGGAGATAACCCCTCCCCTGTAAACGACTGACTTCTCCATGAACTTGCATTTTTCGAGTTTGAGCCGCAACCCATACTCCTTAAGTCGCTGGAGTACcttctcaagattttgaagatgTTCAGTGTCATTGGACCCTGTTACCAATATGTCATCCTGGATACTGGCAACATGGTCTAGACCTTGGAGAATGGTGTCAATTGTTTTCTGAAACAGGGCGGGGCTAGATGCAATACCAAATGGGAGTCTGGTGTAGCGGTAGAGACCCCTGTGGGTGTTAATGGATACATAGGGCAAACTGTCTTCATCAATCAAAAGCTGCTGGTAGGCATTCTTGAGATCCAGTTTTGTGAATAACTGTCCACCCCTTAACTTGTGAAAAACCTCTTCAGGTAGAGGAATGGGGTAGTGAGGGACATTCAGCTGAGGGTTAACTGTGACTGCGTAATCCCCACATGATCTTGTGGTGCCGTCTGATTTGGGTATGTGAACCATGGGGGTGGCCCACTCACTGAACTCGATCTTCTCAACAATGCCTTGGCGCTCAAGACGATCATATTCTTCATTGACTGCATCAAGTAGTGAGTAGGGGACTGGACGGGCCTTACAAAATTTGGGAGTGGCCCCTTCCTTCATCTGCAATGTGGCTGTGATGCCTTTGATAGTGCCCAGCTCTGCCTGGAAGAGCTCGGCATGGACGTCGAGTAGTGTTCTGGGCTTGCCCCTTTGAGATTGAAAATGCCCGCCCAGTCTAGCTTCACAACCTTGAGCCAATCTCGACCCAGGAGAGAAGGACCTTGTCCCTGAACTACCACTAATGGGAGACTTGCATTTTGATCCTTGTACTTGACATCTACAGTTATTAGGCCCAGGACCTGAATGGGTTCTCCAGTATAGGTATGGAGTTTGGTTGAGCATGGCTTAAGGGGAATTTCTCTGAAATGTGCTTGATAGGTTTGTTCTGAAATGATGGATGCGCCGGCACCCGTATCCAGCTCCATGATCAAACTAATACCGTCCACTTCCAGAGACACGTCTATGCCATGCTTTCCAATCTTATACATGGAAGTTGAAAATGAATCATACTGAGTATCAGATTGATTGTCACTTGCAGACTCCTCCTCGACTACGATGTGCTTAGTGCCTTTACTCAGACATGCTTGAGCCAAGTGACCCTTCTTGTTACAGGAGTTACATGTGTAAGATTTGTACTTACAGTTTGCTCGTTTGTGACCTGTCTTACCACAGCTTAAACAGGCGGTTTCCTGAACTTCTGGTTTAGGAGGTTTCTTGTTTACATACTTATTGAACCTTCGCCCTGGTTTTCCAGTGACCTTGTTTACTGGTTGGTTACTCGCTGTTGTAGTGCTGGTGGAGAGTTCGTGAACGTCTTTCTCCGCCGTCTCGATGCTTAGAGCGAGTCTGAGGGCTTGCTCGAAGGTATAATCAGCTGTTAGTAGCTTCCGTTTTGTTTGTTCGCTGTGAATTCCACAGATAAATCTGTCGCGCAGTGCTTCATTTAGCTGAGTTCCAAAGTTGCACGTGGCTGCCAAGTGCATGAGGTTGGCCACAAATGTTGACACCGTTTCCCCCGGAGCTTGATTGCAGCTGTGAAATCTGTATCGCTCGGCAATTACTAGCCGTTTTGGAGCAAAGTGTGACTTGAGAATTGTCGATAATTCCGTGTATGTCTTGGCTGAAGGAGACGCGGGTGAGCAGAGGTCGGAGAGAACATCATAGGCCTTTGCACCTATCACTGAAATCAAGATCGCCCGACGTTTGTGCGACGTATCGTTGTCGACTGCCACCCCGCTGGCCTCGAAGTACTGCTCTAATCGCTCGAGATAACGCTCGATATTTCCAGTAGTGGTGTGAAACTCCTCTATCTTGCCAAGAGTTGCCATTTCGATGCGAAATCTTTATCCTCGTGGCCAGAAATATTTCAAGAACTCGTTCAATGAGTCAACATCACACAACACAATGGCGGCCATAAAACACAAGCTTTACTACGAAGCAATACCGCTGACAATGGTGGGCTCAAATTACAGGTAGCACAATGCTAATACTATGTATACAACACCTATCacgtgtttttatttttcaagtgttactttaaaaaccctctcgtttagctGCGGAAgaatgtaccctgagccgatgaaataacaCGCGTGATTAgtagtatcagtacaggcatcaatggggtaagattggcccattgtATCTCGTAAGCAAGCACAGTGACTTATCTTTTTTTATTCTAGTTCTCAAAGCAcggattagtagggaacattccaggaaagtttcaagaaaatagtTCGACTactcttttttttctgaggaatgaCCTTAAATGTTTCTAAAATGTAGGATTAGCTTTTAGTCGACACGTAAAAATATAGCATATTCGGAACGTGTTCGTATTTCGATGGACGGATTTCTCTGGGTTTCAACTTTATGCCAAGAGTCAAACATCTTTGCTCTTAGTTCCGATGTACACGGATTTCATTTCAAATCACGAACTCGAACAACTGACAAGTTTTTCAAACCTTGAGAGAAAGCGTTTCATTTTAAGAACGCTAAACAGCATCCTGTAAAGTTTATGCAAATGTATGGCCCCCGATCCCAGTTCGCTTTTAGTCCACACGTAAAAATATACCATATTCGGAACGTGTTCTTTTTTCGATGGACGGATTTCTCTGGGTTTCAACTTTATGAGTTTTTCAAACCTTAAGAGAAAGCGTttcatttaaaggggctaggtcacgcaatgttaggcaatttcagcactgatcgaatggtcatacaatagaccaatttcgatatattaaaattcagtagaaaacaaaaggcatcatctcgaggctctggggaataaactcatacaaatccttatatttattcccaaGAGCCTCGAGATAATGCCTTTTattttcgactgaattttaatatattgaaatggGTCTATTAACTAAGATATTAAAATAACCGTTCAAAACTacagaagaactctaacaaaacacagggaagccaagaagggacatggatggactgaaatggattgaatttgggtaaatttgaaaaacgtcggcacactttttttcaaatttatatccgtcgatatcaaaatgtcatttacaaagatGGAAAATCATGCTCATTTGTTATGAGGCTGTGATATTGCAAATAAAAGACTCATGATCTGCCAAATAGACGTTTATAGCtcataataaacaaaattaaacaaaattacctgaCGTAGCCCCTTTACCGAACGCTAAACAGCAACCTGAAAAGATTATGCAAATGTATGGCCCCTGATCCCAGTTCGCTTTTAGTCCACACGTAAAAATATACCATATTCAGAACGTGTTCGTATTTCGCGTTCCTAGAAGATTATGAACTCTTATCTTCATCCCTTTAACAACTGCACTCAACTTAAACAGTCTTTTATGACGGAAGTACCGTCTGTGGAAGATATGGAGGTATTCCTTACCTTTCTGGGTTGGCCACTCTTTTGCGTGATCCTTTTAGGGCCGGATCATCTCCAGATCTTACAACAACATCAAACCTAAATGTTCAGGGAGAAAATCAAGGGAAAAACAGTTACTTAATGTCAAAAACTGAtatagaaaatattaaaaatttcgTTAATAGCAAACAAAGTTGCCTTAAATATCACACAAAAAACGAATTTATGTCGATATGTACTCTTAcaaattttttaattaaataacGGAACGAGTCATACCGGCGCGAGTTCACCCCAGTTGCTGTACCGGAGCGAGATTTTTGTTCCGGCGCGAAACCCGCACCGGTATTGGCGGTTTtcatactagagacgcataattcgtctgggacgaacttgggcaaacattttttccgagtctgttaaattcgtctagtataaagacgggcacggGATGCATTATGCGtgtggacgaactttccagtttagtgagTTTTTGAAGACGAACCAAAGTGGATAGTtagtccagacgcattatgtgTCTTTTGTCGTTCGTCCTGTCTTTACACCAGatggataacatgagagacgcataatttgTCTAAACGGATTATGCATCTCTaatataaaaacggccattgatGATAAACATAACATAATTTTAACTGACAAAGAGACTTGCATCTGAAAATAGCGCTATCAAACGTGTAAAGCATCTCGTTCCTCAGAACCGTTGCATCCTATTTGTCACGCTTCACTCCAACCGATGAATGGTTACTTCTAGGGATTATTGCATTATCatctggggaaactgtggtatcacaTTACATGAAAGCTTCAAAAACTGCAAAGCACGAGTTTTGACTATAACCAGAAATTTGAAGTTTAAAGTCTATACAAttattttatgtaaaaaaaaaaaaaaaacttgtaaaaaggCGTTGAAAAGACAGATATGTTCTTTTACAGCCGGTGACCCAAGCTCGAGTTTCTTTAACCCTCACAACAAACGAAAGTTGATCGTAGATTGATTGAAGAAGAATATGAATAAGACTAAGAAATAAAACTTACCGTTGCCCGATGgctcaatcaatcaaccaagaAATTCAGAATAAAATCAATCTATCACACCTTTTGAATTACTTAGTACTTTTTCAAAGGATCAAAAGAGCAGCATTTGATTCTCTCTTGAGAATAGTCTTGAAACAATATCTATTGAAATTGGAAAAGTCTCAAATTCTTTGCGAGGTACCGCATGGGCGATGTTAATAAGCGGTTATCATTTTTGTCGCACTTCAACCTCAGTTACCGCACAGTTATCGTTTTCTGAAGGTAATAGATGCTAATTTATTAGTTCTTGACAAACACTTTCTTAAAAAAGAGCAATAAAAAATAACGATGTTTCGACTGTTTtacgatcattttcaagttaagGCTGAAAATACTGCTGATGATTTTACTTTATACATTTGCATTGTGCGATTTAGTGACGCGTGTCCAAGCTACTCAAAAatgtttaattaattagttaCTTCAAAGTAAAGTTGAGGTCTTGCGCTTtgagttttggacggatttctCTGGGTTTCAACTTTATGCCAAGAGTTAAACATCATTGCTCTTAGTTCCGATGTAAAcggattttatttcaaatcacCAACTCGAGGAACTGACgagtttttcaaacttaaagaGAAAGCGTTTCATTTAAAGGAACGCAAAACAGCAACCTGAAAAGTTTATGCAAATGTATGGCCCCCTATCCCAGTTCGCACAATACAGCTGGTGTTGCCAAGAAACACGATTAAAACACCCTTACCCAGATTCAGACTAGTCAGAGACACCATGCCTTCAGACGGTCATTGTCGCTTTCCTGATTGTAAGCAAGCTGGCTTGTACTTCAAGAGGTTAGACAGACACTTAAAACGATGCCACCCTGGGAAGACAAGGGAAGATAATTTCAACTTTCCTCTAAAAAATCCAGTGAGCCGTTCCTTGGTGAAAAATACCGATCGCCAGCGTAAACCTTGCTTGGTACCTGGTTGCCGTTACTATGGAGTTCCCATCTCACAGCCTGAAAGACATGTGAAGAAAGTTCATGGTACAGAAGGTCCGGGAAACAGGGAGTCAGTGGTGGAGTGTTCCTTTTCCAAAGATGAAGAATCGAATGACTGCTTTTCAGCTAAAATAGAGGGAATTATAAATAACCTATAAAGAGTATAAATAATAGCAAACAACGGCTTTTTTGAAAGCCACCAACTTCGAAAAAGCAATGAGCAGCAGAAACAATCACCGCCTCACATCTGAGTGCAaccgaaataatattttttttcgggTTGAAATGTGATCGAAAGCACCTTTTGGCAAATTACACACATAGGCAGATGGTGCATTTAATCAACACGAGCCAAACTTAGACTTTAATCAACATGAGCCAAACTCAGGGTTAAAGAAACTCTGTCCGTCAAGTCTTTTGGTCTTCCTTTTGTAATAGAAATTGGAAGAACACCCTCCCCCACAAAAACAAATGGCATTCCTAAACATGGCAGAACCCAGCAAGACCTCACAAGTACAGACGCAATCTGACTGATTTGCCATGCTCATtgatttgtctttttttctcctttaacTGAAGCTAAGAGCGGATCGCTTTGTTGACATCTTTTCACTTGCGCaagttttgaaaataaaaataaataaagataccAGATTAAAATTTGGAGACTGTTCAAACTTTTGCCGGTGAAACCGGTGGATATAAGCCAAGGTCACACAAAGTCAACGGGTTGTGGTTTTTTTGAAGAATAGTTTTAATAGAAATGACATGGATGTATAACATACAAGGCGCGAAAAAATCGGCACGATCCATTTGGTTcaaacaagaaataaaatcccgcaaaagaaaaacaaaattgaaggaCTACCTTCTCAGTGTGCCCACCGTGTTGAAAATTGCTGGATTCCATTcgatttttccttgtttttttttgtaaagtgcAGAATAATAACTGAACCGCTTTTTTGAAAGCCATCAATTCTGAAGGTGGATGGACAGCAGAGACAATCACCGATTCACACCTGAGTGCAACTGACGGGTAATCATTCATAATACCCAAAGTTTAACATGAGCCAAATTGTGCGGACTTTGAATCCCGTCGGTCCACTGTTTTACTCTTTTGTGATCGGAAGCAATTATGCTTGGTTAAGTGTAGGCTCGAGCTTCTTTTAGCCCGGGTTTCCGAGATTTAGGCATCTCAGGCCGAGATCTCTTGCAACTACAAAGGGTGCGTTCCTACGATGGAACGCACCACTGGGACAAAGCTATGCATATGTTCTTTGTATGAATCGGGTCAAGAATGTGGTCGGCTGTGATTGGTGGGTTTCAGTTTTCATTGTTTGGTTGGGGACTGTGTCCTCAGGAGTCCTTTACTATTCACTTTCTTAAAGGGCTATTCCAGGATTTTACACTATTACGAGTATTGGCTGATGAACTTCGGAGTCCCTCGTTGCCGAATGAATGTATTTGTGATGAGCGCTTAGCTCTTACCAACATTTTGACCGAACGCCGATGGCATTTGTTAGAGGTACTAAGAAATATCGAAGCCGTTACTTTTGACGACTTAGACAACATACTACAACAGTATTGCAGCTTAAGAAGAAAAGTTACCGAGGCCATGGAGAGCTTAGACGTTCTTGAAGAAGATTATAAGAGATGTCGGTGTTAGCAGCATTGTCCCAGTTCACACAAAAACGGCTCTTTTCAGAGCCATAACAGCAACAAAAGTCTTGACCACCGCTCTCGTATTTGAATTTCGTTTAACAACATCAATATGTTGAATAGTCTATTCAACATTCAAAATGGCTTATCTTAAGAGAAAAACATTCGCGTTTGCTTACACTGCGTGTCCCGTAACTAAGACCTGCGTCTTCAACATGGGGGAGACTCGTGAAAAGATGGCGTTTGTGGTCATCTTAAGGGCCACAAATTATCAAAAAAGTTAACGCCAACTCAAACACTCGGAAGTATAATAGACAAAAAGGGCTTCAAAACACATACTCACGACAGCGTTCCAGGCTTACACTCGAAAACACGAAATAAAAGAATGCAGAGAATTTATTGAATGTGAAAGTAATCAAATGtgcgtaaaattaaaaagaatgaAATGTAATTCAGAAAGTTACTTTTGTGACAATTTAATCGGGTATGTTTTACTTTGAAGTAAATAATTAAACATTTTcacagttttacattttttttagtgCTCTTATCTTTGCGTAATTTGGACACGCGTCACTAAATCGCACAATGCAAATGTATTTCGTAACATTAGCTGCAGTATTTTGAGccttgggttagggttagcttgGGTTTGCATTTACGCAAGTTTTAAGTCACCTATGccgtagaaaaaaaaatcaagtttcatTGGTATCGAATCTATTAATGACAACTCACTTTTTAACTTTCATATCATCCAGTGTCTGATTTCAGTCTGAACACATGCAGTGGGCCGTGCACTGACCTTGCCTGTTGCGCGCGCGCAATGCGATTGATTCGTTTGCAGCTAAACCACAATGAAACGAGAGAGAGTCCAGACAAATATATATAAGTTTCGTTTCACATTATCAAAATAAGATTGGCCAGAGGCTACAAGGTTTGCGTCAATATGCGGCAGCGTTGACGGGTTTGTGCTCGGTGCGAGTCCTCACATGCAACCGATCCCAGAATCTGTAATCTTATGTCCTGTCCAGACGCTAGGGCCCTTCTGCTATCTTAAGCTTTGCAAATGGTGAGTTGCGCCTCCAATGTAGGCCTCTGAGAGAACACCAGGGCTGATTCTAGAGTTTTTGGTTTGATAAAATTCTTTCGTTTAaaacccaaattttctttttggtccgTATGTGCTTCCCTCGTCTGGGCAGAGAAAATTGTGCTTCGGGTAACCGGCTGATGGAGCTTGTTGGGCCAAGCGTTGTCACCAGCTTCTACTGCTAGTAGACGGTGCCGATATTGAAAGCGTTGCTGTTGACAATGGTAGCACacacaaggaaaaaagaaaatttatcccTGGCTGGCTAAAAACATACGGATGGCTCAGGTACGTTGAAGAAAAAACACTTCATGTATTGCGATGTTTGCCCAAAGTTCAGTAAGAAGAATGCGCTCAACATGAATTAAGCCAACTTCTTAAGCCTCAGAGTCAACTTTGTAAACGAAAGGGTATTGACTTCAAAGTTGAACCTGTATTTATTATAGCGAATGTCTGAAATGTGTAAGTGATCTTAAAAGCGGCGGCACCGGTTTTCCTTCATTAAGGGAAAAAAACCATGTTTGTGAAATTGAACTTCAACCGACACGCtttgcgtgccgtggaacaattttcatccaaagctgaaattcatccaatcagaacgctgtgataagcaatgcaaatttctataacaaaaacaaacggtcgaaaagcctttcggttgaaggtgggcctttaaactACGCCATTGTGCAGGCCTAGTACCTGAAATCCGTCGAATCCAAGATTCGAAGGTCCAAGGATACGCAGCCGGATTTTCATGTGTCGGCCGTCATTGATGTAAGTCATTGCTTGAAGGTCAGTCCACGGCTACGAAGTAAAGTTGGTGTGTCAAACGTTGTGGAGTTGAGTCCAATGAGAACAGTACGAGAATTACTTTCGCCAGTGGAAATGAAGTTTGCAAAAAAATCAAGGCATTGTGCATTGTGGACTGTTGTCTTTCAGTAAGGTTCTTGTACCATCTATTGTTTTGATAGATAGTCCATTGATTAGAGATGTTATCGTCAAAGCAATTTCCAGATTTGTTAATGGCAGATAGCTGGCAGATCTGTgcatcttttccagtcgaagtTGCTTCaatgtcaaaaacaacaaattaatatt of the Montipora capricornis isolate CH-2021 chromosome 7, ASM3666992v2, whole genome shotgun sequence genome contains:
- the LOC138056204 gene encoding uncharacterized protein translates to MKHHHDHHSKLREFKVGDSVLARDYRSRDKWQPATVVRKTAPYSYLVQLKDDNLTWHRHVDQLLGQGAAVDSKNKQTDISAAQPIPSMDIEVEVPHVPSAVEPVNTEQTRTVAPELPSVSEASPDPKQAVTRATEVTTPVPFQRPTPAPRRSTRVIKPPQRLLAQI
- the LOC138056206 gene encoding uncharacterized protein, producing MATLGKIEEFHTTTGNIERYLERLEQYFEASGVAVDNDTSHKRRAILISVIGAKAYDVLSDLCSPASPSAKTYTELSTILKSHFAPKRLVIAERYRFHSCNQAPGETVSTFVANLMHLAATCNFGTQLNEALRDRFICGIHSEQTKRKLLTADYTFEQALRLALSIETAEKDVHELSTSTTTASNQPVNKVTGKPGRRFNKYVNKKPPKPEVQETACLSCGKTGHKRANCKYKSYTCNSCNKKGHLAQACLSKGTKHIVVEEESASDNQSDTQYDSFSTSMYKIGKHGIDVSLEVDGISLIMELDTGAGASIISEQTYQAHFREIPLKPCSTKLHTYTGEPIQVLGLITVDVKYKDQNASLPLVVVQGQGPSLLGRDWLKVVKLDWAGIFNLKGASPEHYSTSMPSSSRQSWALSKASQPHCR